DNA sequence from the Pseudorca crassidens isolate mPseCra1 chromosome 6, mPseCra1.hap1, whole genome shotgun sequence genome:
ggtcagggaaccaaggcAAGCTGTGtggcaaatacataaataaataaataaataaattatgcttaGTAACAACGTTTCAGCATTCTCTTACTTGGAGATGATCTAGGTATTTTTGCTTAATTAACTCAATACACTATAAGTACAAGGATTAAGTTACCTAAACATCTTGGCAATTATCTTCAAGAAAAGTAATTACTGTTGAAATAAAGTTTGTCAGAATAATGATTTGATTTGGTTAGATACGAACAGGTGTTTCATAATCTTCAACACTTAGTGTAAGTAATGCTAGCTTATTTGATCACTAAACCTGCATAAATTTAAGAAGAATATACCCAAGTAGAATAAAAATGTAAGCACTTAATGGTCAGAGAAGACATGGCTGTTTTTATTAAACCAAAAATATTAAGCTAGTCTCATTTGCCTAAATAATGTGAACTTATTCTTAAAACATTTCTGAGTTAATTTCTGtaagaatgtattttttctttctgttctttgaaagtATTAGAAGTTCCCTTTCCTTAACTTCtggaaattttaagaatattGCATTTATAAGGTGCTTATTTATCTCTAAGTCAATGAAAATAGAGCTCCTTTAATGTAAGCAATTTCATAATCTGATCTGGCAATACCACCCAGAGGTAGGAAAACATCACACACTCACATAATGAGAAGTCAAGGCCTTTCTGAATGACAGACACAGACCAAGAGCTTATAGCTCCAATTCGAAAATTTCAGCCCTGGGCAGCAGTCAACAGAGATGAACAGAATTCACTAGTCCACATCAAAGAGCTGTTCTCTTCCCAGTGGATACGAATCTTTAATTGATGAGCTCAAAGTAGATGAACAGAAAAGAGTAACAAACAAGActtcctgtcttcttttttttttctttttctttttttgctgtacgcgggcctctcactgttgtggcctctcccgttgcggagcataggctccggacacacaggctcagcggccatggctcacgggcccagccgctccgcggcacgtgggatcttcccggaccggggcacgaacctgtgtcccctgcatcggcaggcggactctcaaccactgcgccaccagggaagccctctgtcttCTTTTACCCAACAGAGACCTGATCTCTATAACCCAACTGGTCAGACCATGAAACCAGGTGAGCActcaaaaagaatcaaaataaaaccCTTCTGTGCTACTGATGGACACAGTCCAGAGTACAGGAGCAGAGGTCAGAAATACCATCGGTCCCAAATCTACAGTCAGGAATGAAGAGGCTCCCCATGAGGGTGGAGGAAGCAGGGATCCAAGCACAGGCTTTGCTCCTGAACAAGTCACGGCACCAAAACTATCAAAGACAAAATGCACTGACAACCAAGGAGGTGGTTTCACTCAGGCTGCTATGCTGTTCATTAACGAGCAATGTCTCAAACAGGAAGGGGTCTAGGGTATTACAGAGGCAAGTGGAGAAGGGGTCATGGGgatgaggggtgggagggggccctGTCCCAGACATAAAGATTGGATTTGAGACACGGGGATCTCTCAACTGCCACTGCTTCCAGGAGCACAGGGCTCAGACAACGTTCAACGTGGTCAACATCTATAAAGCTGACGAAAAGAGAGCTTTTGTCATCTTTTCTTTGCTAATGTATAGTTTTGCCCAGTTCTACGGAGTTGACTCCTGTCTTGCAGAGAACAACTCTGCTATGCGTCagtttccctttcctgggatttttttttttttttttttttttggccgtaccatgcggcatgcaggatgtcagttccctgaccagggattgaacccgggccaccacagtgaaagcccagaatcctaaccacccAAAAAGAAGGGAACTCCCTTTTTCAGCATCTTTAGATGTAGATGGTGCAACTGTAGGTTGAGAAAGCATGCCTCCTATTTTACAGTCAAAAATccatcttaaaatataaaaaattagtataaatacattttgtttactTGAGCATAAAATGTTAAATTCTAAATTAGTAACCGTTTtagataaaatgtaaatgtacaaAGGTTTCTGAcacaatttttttcaataatactgcaaaataagaaaacaatttgtATGTACTTGTGTTCACTTAAGTTCAAGGAAAACGTCAGGATTTCACAGGCTATTAATTGGACAATAGTGAGATTACAGAGCTTGTGGCTGGTATACCAGAAGAGGCCTAGGAAGAGCACAGTACAAGGACTGAGACGAACTGAATTAACTGCTCTACGGTCACACATCCACACGCCCAAAGCCCCACCTCAGCAAGtcctagaacacacacacacacgcacttccCGAGCGCAGTCGCTGGCCGCGCAGCCCACTGGGTGCTCCTCTGCCCCTGGCTGGGCCGCGCCTCCGGCAGCTCTGCACCCCGGGGCTGTCCCAGCCGGGCACCGCCAACAGCCACACTGTCACGTCTTCTGCTCCCGTGTCCTGTCGGTGGGGGGCTGTGCTCCTGGTCCCCCGGCATCCTGTGCTCTCAGGCCCCCACACAGATCACCCTGCTTCTTCTGTGCCCACCGAGCCTGGGACACAGGGAGAACTGTGGGCCCCTTCCAGGTGACCAGGTCCCACCTCCACCCTGGGGCTCCAAGTGGGAAATGACCCCCAAGGTCCAGTCTTTGGGATCAGTGGGTGGAGGGACAGGTGGGGAGGGTTAAACCAGCACCCTGACCACCGCCCCTCTGAGCCCTCTGCTGGGCTACAGTCAGACCAAGCTGCAAGTGGCAAATAAGACGTCCTGATGAATCCTTTGACAGCGGCAAGAGGTGCGGTGCACCAGGGCAGCTATGGTCACGGCCGGGCCACAGAAAGGGCCCTCACCTCAGCTTGAGTCTCCCCTCAGCCCTCCTTTGGAACTCGGCAGTGCCACCTCGCTGCCCCATGACACCCAACGAGGGCGCCGGTGCCCAGGGTGGCTACCCAAGGAAACAGCACAAGGATGTCTCTCAGGTTAAGCGAGCTGGACACACAAAGCCCTGCTCAACAGTGAGACACACTGTGATGGGCCCTCATTACGCACAAGGACCTCCTGTGTAGGAGGGCCTGCTTCCCTGGTTTCCCCCAGGGGAGGGGCCCGACTCAAGTAGCCCTGCCACGGAGCAGGCAGCGAGGTCTGCAGAGCTGAGCTCAGAAAACACTGTGTTCTCAGATCAGACGGCTCTGCCAGAACCCCTGTGGAAGAACAAGCCATCCCAGCCCAGACGCTCTGACTTTCACCAAAGCCTGACATTGCAGGCACTGTGGAACAAATGCCTCCGGTGCCCGCTGTTCACAGTGATAACCAAAATGCCCATGTTTCCAACGTGCTCCAAGCTGTGCTGCCCAATACAgaagccactggccacatgtggctcttATCAATTTGATCATATAATGACGCTatgttataataaattatattttataaattatgttgATAATATAAGTTATAGTATAAATATAATTCATTAtaaataatgaattaattaaaatttaaaatgaagttcTTCCAACTCACCAGCCACCTTTCAGGTTGCTCAAACtacatgtggctaatggctacaGAACTGAACATTCACCAAGAATCTCTCCCCATCAatttaccagtggcatttttcacagaactagaacaaaaaattatacaatttgtatggaaacacaaaagaccctgaatagccaaagcaatcttgaaaaagaaaaatggagctggaggaatcaggctccccaacttcagactacattacaaagctacagtagtcaagacagtatggtactggcacaaaaacggaaatataaatcaatggtacaagacagaaagcccagagataaaaccacacacctatggtcacctaatctatgacaaaggagacaagaatatacatggagacaagacagcctcttcaataaatggtgctgggaaaactggacaacaacatgtaaatgaatgaaattagaacactacctaacaccgtatacagaaataaattcaaagtggattaaaaacctaaatataagactggacactataaaactcttagaggaaaacataggaaaaacactctttgacataaatcacagcaagatcttttatgacccacctcctagagtaatgaaaataaaaacaaaaataagctaacgggacctagtgaaacttaaaaggttttgcacagcaaaggaaaccataaacaagaccaaaagacaaccctcagaatgggagaaaatatttgcaaatgaagaaaaggacaaagaattaatctccaaaatatacaaacagctcatgcagctcagtatcaaaaaacaaacaacccaatcaaaaaatgggcgggagacctaaatagacatttcagcaaagaagacatacagatggccaagaggcacatgaaaagatgctcaacaacactaattattagagaaatgcaaatcaaaactacaatgaggtatcacctcacaccagttagaatgggcatcatcagaaaatctacaaataataaatgctggagagggtgcagagaaaagggaaccctcttgcactggtggtgagaatgtaaattggtacagacactatggagaacagtagggaggttccttaaaaaactaaaaatagaactaccatatgatccagcaatcccactactgggcatataccctgagaaaaccataatttaaaaagacacatgtaccccaatgttcactgcagctctatttacaatagccagcacatggaaacaatcgaaatgtccatcgacagatgaatggataaagaagatgtggtacatatatatacacaatggaatattactcagccataaagagaaatgaaattgggtcatttgtagagatgtggatgaacctagtctgtcatatagagtgaagtcagtcagaaagagaaaaacaaagatcatatattaacacatatatgtggaatctagaaaaatggtacagatgaacctatttgcaaggcaggaatagaaaggcagatgtagagaacagacatgtggacatgggaggggggaaggggagggtgggatgaattgggagattagatttgacataaatacactaccatgtgtaaaacaggtagctagtgggaacctgctgtatagcacagggagctcagctcagtgctgtggtgacctagatgggtgggatggggggtgggagggaggtccaagagggaggggagatatgtatacatacagctgattcacttcactgcacagcagaaactaacacaacattgtaaagcaattatactccaattaaaaaaaaaaaatctctccccaTCCTCAAGCCAAACTTACTGCTTGGACTCTGGCTTGACTCCCTGCTCTAGGCACTCCTTGCTCATAAATACAGCCCAGCCCAAACCTCAACAGACTCCCTTGTAGCTGCTACAGTTTGCTTTTCCCGAAAtgcaattcctctgctattcccGAATAAGTTCAATTTCTGGTAACTTAAGCTTGCCTCGGTTTACCCCTTTATTTAGGGTGACACACGTGAGATAACAAATTGGAATGTATTTGAAAAAGCatactgaaaccaagcaggacccttcCAGGGAGAGACCTCCCCATGTCTCcacttcttgtttgtagaaaagctttagcctcctaggtgttccccgagttccaaagagcaaagtgagaaaatgaagaaacaaaggaagcgGTCAAgccagacaaaataataatagtttagccataaaacaaagttgAGGACCTTTACCTTCTCAAGGGCTGTAGACAATATCCTGAACCATAcccttgagctgttttgcagacactAAAACCTCCACTAGGTGgaggaagttaactgcatgctcaccaccagcacgtagaccccagacctgttagaaccagaaggctgatgactgagattcctgaaacatcatcCTCTtgacctcaccatcaaccagagaactgtgcacaagctgatcatgcACCCTGTGACCCTCGCCCTCCCGCTGTCTTTAAAAGctcttccctgaaagccactggggagtGCGGGTCCTCTGAGCATGGTGCTGGGcgccctgcaataaacgctgcgCTTTCCTCCACCACAATCCAGTGTCAGTGGATTGGCTTTGCTCACATCGGGCAAGTGGAACCAAGTTTGGTTCAGGACCAACAGTAACTGCCAAGATCCAACCAGGAAAACAGAGAGTATTAAGGGGAATTTAATGCGGGAAACAGGTTACACAGGTAACAGGAAGACTGAAAAGTCAGAGACGACAACAGCAGAAAGCCATTAATATCAACCTTTCCATAGAAGAGAGAACAAAGGGGTGTTACCAGCCTATCAGCAGGAGTTGCCCAGGGGAAGCCAGTACAGCCAAAAGCGGCAGACACGGGGGAAATATCCTGGGTTCACCTCCTGCAGTGCCTCCAAAGCCAGGGATACCGGAAACAGCCTAGAGTGGTCAGCCCTGCCTTCCACTCCCAGTACTTCTGGGGCAAGTAAGCCGAACACTTGTACAAGAGTAGACTGCTGTATTATTTAACTGTATCGCACTTTACAGTACAAAAGGACTTCCATGCCATCATGTTCACGTTCACAACAGGCATTTATAAAGTCTAGCAAAATAGGTTTTTCAACCAATGGCTTCTACATCTACAAAAGAAGTAtctacaggggacttccctggtggtgcagtggttaagactccgcgctcccaatgcaggggtcccaggttcaacccctggtcggggagctagatcccacacacatgctgcaattaaaagttcgcatgccacaactaaggggccAGCAagggagcctgcaagccacaaccaaggagcccgactgctgcagctaagactcggcacaaccaaataaataaataatttttttaaaaaaaagtatctgcAAAGCCTTTCAGGCAGCTTTACTGTACACAAATTGATAACTGTGTCAATCTGGTCAACATCTGTTTGTGTGCTTTTGCAGCAGCCTTCCAGGCCCCAGGAAAAGGGAGATAGAAGAGAACCTGTCCTCAGCTGCTGGCACTGCCTTAAACCAATAAACTTTCACAACTAGAACAGATGAGAACTCAGAAAAAGTGCACCTAAGCGGAATAGGAGTGAACAGCAGGAGGCGCAGCTTGATCCAACGTGCGGGAATGGGAATTAGGTAGAAACCAGAGGGGGATGAAGCCCTGGCAGAGACCCGGAAAGTTGTGACCTACGTGACCACTGGCTGAAGAACTTCAAGGAGGCTCTGAAAAAGAGCAGGGCTGTGGGAGCTACCTCAGAACACCCAGAAGTGCGAGGAGCATGGCAAGGCGGGCCAAGGATACATGATAAGGGGCCTGAAAGACTCAAGAATATTTCCAGGCCTCTGCTGAAACggggaagagaaaagaagcaaactggtgggagtgggggggtTAACTCTTCTTCACCTCTGTAGCTTTCCCAAAGAAACCACCTAAGACCTGCAGTCTGAGCTTCTAAAAACATTGAATTCATTGACATAGATTAGCATGGTTTTAAGAAATATGTAGATCCCGTGAACCCTTTCCCCATTTTCCCCCAATAGCAACATCTTGAAAAGCTATAACACAGTATCACAAGATACTGACATCCATAAGGTCAAGACACGTTAAGTTTCCTTCAAGTTCTTTTATAACCACACCGACTCACGCCCCCCAACTAACTTTTAATGCTGCCATGATTTATCCAGGCCCTCACAGCGCCTACACCGGACACAGGACAAGGTCCGGGGCTGGGAGGGTAAACGCACAGGGACCAGCAGAGTCCCAAGCCCCGGGTCCAGCGGAGGCAGCTGAAGGAACGGAGCCGCAGGCCCCGCCCCTTCCGCCAAGGCCGACCAACAGCCGACCGGAGCCGAGCCGCTTCCAACGGCGACCGAGCAAAACCGGAAGTGGGCGGCAGCCCTCCCCTTCCCGGACACCCCGCCCAAGATGGCGGACCTCCACCGCCAACTGCAGGAGTATCTGGCGCAGGGGAAAGCGGGCGGGCCGGCAGCCGCCGAGCCGCTCCTCGACGCGGGAGAGGCAGAGGAGCCCACGGCCGGggccgggccggcgggggcgTGGCTCGGCCGCGCGGGCCTGCGCTGGACGTGGGCGCGGAACTCCGCGGAGCCGACGACGGCGGCGGCGGGACCGACGTGCATGCCGAGCGTGACGCGCGCTCAGCGGCTGGCGGCGAGCGGCGTGTGCCTGCTGCTGGCCGCGCTCTGCTTCGGCCTGGCCGCACTCTACGCCCCAGTGTTGCTGTTGCGCGCCCGCAAGTTCGCGCTGCTGTGGTCGCTGGGCTCGCTGCTGGCGCTAGCGGGCGGCACGCTCCTGCGAGGCGGTGCGGCGTGCGGACGCCTGCTGCGCGGCGAGGAGGCGCCGTCGCGGCCCGCGCTGCTCTACGTGGCCGCGCTGGGCGCTACGCTGTACGCGGCGCTGGGTCTGCGCAGCACGTTGCTCACGGCGCTGGGCGCCTGCGCGCAGGTGGCTGCGCTGCTCGCCGTGCTGTTGGGTTTGCTGCCCCGCGGCGCGGGCACCGCGCTGCGCATGGCGCTTCGGCGCCTGGGACCGGGCGCCACCCTCACCAAGGCGCTCCCCGTGTGAGAGGCCTGGGGCCCGCGCCGTCGGAAAGGACGCAGAGTCCGGCCCCGGGACGCGCCGTCGGGAGACCACACGGAGCCGGCCCAGGGGCCCAGCGCTCGCCATGCCAAGGACTGCGCCCGCCTTTCCCAGAGCGCGCGGGGCAAAGGCTGCTCCTTTACTGTGCCAGCGAAATCTGTAAACTGAGCAGCAGTTGTAAAACTGAGACATGAGCTGTTTCGGAAGCTCCTCAAGTTCAGCGTTTTGTGCTATACTCAGCAGCAAGTGCTATGAGAACTAAATTTTGTCCTTGAGTTGGTGACATACTGTGAAGCATTTATGATAAATTGCTTTTGCGTTAACCGTGGTCTTAGTTTACACtcagttgaaaaagaaaaagaacactagCTCTTCCGTTTTAATTAACTGCCCTTATTACTTTTCTCAGACTTCTGTTCCACgttttgtcactttaaaaaatCCAGTGGTAGACTGTAGTAGCTTAGCTACAGTAAACTTGTTCTCTTCggctcttggaaattatttttccGTATTCTTCAATGTGAGTGGATCCAtaagagttattaaaataaatactgacTTTAGCCACcggaatttttaaaagtactttagtTAAGACGGTTTatctcagttttttctttcagtggaGTTGTAAACATGGTACCttataaaattaaaggaaaattgaTTCTGTATTAGATGAGGAAAGCGATGGACCAAGAAGCGTCCTGTAAGAAATACCCAGTAAGGTGCGTGTAAACGCTGTGAGAGGTCCGTGGGCAGAACTGGGCTAGGGGACTCCTGGGAGACACATGATTCTACGTGCGGTTTCCCTATTTGATGGAAACCATGGATTTCTACAAGGcctaatttttttcattcctaattttatgaTCTGCCTTTTAACTATAGTTTACACTTTACAGTCTGATCTTCATGCAATGTAAGATGCTTTTCACATCTAATTGCCAAATTTCCTTCGTTTTAGGTTTAGCACTTAATTTTGTTTAGGACCTTCTTACTTACCTTAATTTATTGCCAGAAAGTATGGGCTCAATATTCTGAGGAGTCCAGAAAACTACATGTTTTGTCACTAGCTGTATATTAACTAGGAAGtaaactatttaaaatgtttaaatcctACGCCAGTGGTTCTCCGTTCACATGAGAATTACTTGACGACTCAAACCTCAGATCAACTCAGTCTGTCTctgcggggctgggggtgggagccacgcatcagcatttttttttgaGCTCTCCAGATGATTCCTTTTCCAGCTAAGGTTGTGaaccacttttctgtatgttggaTTGCACGATTTGAAAATAATTGTCTCCTGGGGCTGGATTCCAGTGTTGCCGAAACTGGGTGTCAGGCAGCAGTCGAGCCTTGCCCCTTTGTCCAACCTcaaaatttagatttttatcaGTGTCCTAAGCCCTGCTCCAAGAAGTGGACACTAAAGTGACCAACATCCACACTGTAGACTTACCCCAACCCCCCCTATTCTCTAAGAATGCTCCCTTGTTCCCCTCTCAGTAAATAGGGTTACCTACCTCAAGAGGAACAACCAAGGGGGTGTTTGTAAAAGCAAATCCACTGTTTTGGGCGAGTGATTTTTTTGACTGGAAAACTTGTACCATTGGCTGCTCTTTCTACCCCCTTGTTAAATCTGCATTCTAGTTCTAAATTTCTCTACAGTTTGCATGGCTGAAGATCTCACAGTGTTGACTTTTATGTTCAtgctactgtatttttaaaaactgttttcccAACATTTTGTCAAGAATTCACTGTTTGGAAATCTAAGctttaataaaattcaaagcaCAACATCTGGTGTGTATTTTGACAGTGATACTTTAAAATGCATCACCTACTAAGTAATGCATTGCTAAGTAATTAATCAATATGTAATGCTGAGTTTTCAGTTTTCTCTAAATGAATTCATTCTCAAAATGTGATCTGGTTATCTGCTTACTGAGGTTCTGTGTTTTTCAAGTTAAAGCCTTGGAATGTTATGATAAAGTTCTTACCACATAAATCTCAGAAAAAAGGAGCCTAAATCTCTGTATGGATTTGCTCTCTGGATCCCTTTTTAGCTTCTTAGAATTTGATTACAACTTCAAAATTTTTAAGCTATACCAGTGGAGGGCAAATAAAGAAtatcctcagggcttccctggtggcgcagtggttgagagtccgcctgcccatgcaggggacacgggttcgtgccccggtccgggaggatcccacatgccgcggagcggctgggcccatgagccatggccgctgagcctgcgcgtccggagcctgtgctccgcaacgggagaggccacaacagtgagaggcccgcgtaccacacacacaaaaagaatatCCTCAAACCTAAAGCAATCCTGAGTCTCCTAAACGTGTTTAGAGCAAAGTGCTGATCAATAGGGTGTTTTAAATCGCAAAGTAAAGAGAAAATCTCTTGTAGTCTCTAGGTTCTAACACCCTAAAAAAGCAGTGTGTGTGGTGTCAACATTTTATCTGCAGAGATAACTTGGCACTTACCATTTTTTACATTAATGGAGAATCAGTTACGAGTTTTTTTATATACTCTCCAACTATGTCAGTATCCCTTTCCTAAGCAAGTACTGACACTTTCCAGCACCACTAAATTTGTCAAGGAAACTTTTCTCCTATGCCAAACTGAAGCTGGCAAAGTAATGAGACGTTAGGGTGGCCACAGGACAGTCCTTTGAATAATAAaaggtttctttttataaaaacaaagtaagGGGTCAGTATAGAAAGTATGCTGGGGTTATCTCAAACTGAACTTTTGGCTTTCaattcaaactgggccaaatgttccatttatttaaaactaaaGGAACTTGTTGTGGATGAGAACTTCCTGGCTTACTTTAAGTTGGAACAATCCTCTGCCTTAAGCACTGGTGTTTCCACATAGCTAGTgtggaagaggaagaaattaTTTAAGTTTTGCACAACTGTTTTAAGAGATATTTTGATCCATTCCTTTTCAACTTAGAACCATTTGTGAAATGATTTACAGTATTCAGAAGGTATGTGTAGTTGATTTCTCGTTTATGTCAAGTTCCTCTCTTCAGAAAAAGGCAATGCAAGTCTACGGTGTGATTACTAGGAGATGCAGCCAAGGAAGACCCCTACTTGGacatccagattttttttttcctctggtgtATAATTTTCCATCTGCCAGAGTAGATCTAACTAATTATAAGGCTTTGAATCTACTTCAAACCTTTTTATAGTTTTGAAGTATTTTTCACGCTACTACAAAAATAAGTGTGACAGAAGGGCTAGATAAGaacttgtttaaaaacaaaaagttcacAGGTGACTTTAGATGACTTAGAGATTCCCAGCAAGTATGCTCACAAATATAAGCAATAATTGTACCCCCCTCAGCAGACCAGATGCAATGGAAGCTAAGGGTTTCCTTAAGGCAAGCACTTGACGACTAGTTGTTTTCTGTTAATTCTTGCGTAAATCACATTCTGTATTCATACAAAAACAACTTTTTCTCTGACAAACTGTACATATAGAAACAAATTTCCAATTGGACATGAACTGAAATTTGTGGAGGTTCCATGTCTtgtgacactttaaaaaaaaaaagaaaaaaaaaattccagctctTATCTTCACAAGCCCACATGGGATTTAGGGCAGTGTGGGTGGACAGGACAAAACAAGGCCAGCTACTCTGG
Encoded proteins:
- the SFT2D3 gene encoding vesicle transport protein SFT2C; this translates as MADLHRQLQEYLAQGKAGGPAAAEPLLDAGEAEEPTAGAGPAGAWLGRAGLRWTWARNSAEPTTAAAGPTCMPSVTRAQRLAASGVCLLLAALCFGLAALYAPVLLLRARKFALLWSLGSLLALAGGTLLRGGAACGRLLRGEEAPSRPALLYVAALGATLYAALGLRSTLLTALGACAQVAALLAVLLGLLPRGAGTALRMALRRLGPGATLTKALPV